From the genome of Apium graveolens cultivar Ventura unplaced genomic scaffold, ASM990537v1 ctg8188, whole genome shotgun sequence, one region includes:
- the LOC141704729 gene encoding uncharacterized protein LOC141704729, with amino-acid sequence MKENYFFLRFHHKGQFQKTKYSNGTSTTINAAMDPDRFSFSVLMEYVKDDLGYKEIGGVYAKKEDGWKLLMTDKDVDDLVAGVKLGSLLDIYLDNVVDTSIVPATQIQPHIVIRPRTHFEGADLPLKRKFVTIKDLTQQITDKIKSRALVENEIEHDKQISTRKLRKAGDEENQNVGDELVKKNAIDKKKLVDYELNRRRRMEANAKEADKYKLKEKANEFFTAGKSTKKAKKTVTDHWSEAEFDRAYISGHDSLSEEEAEHVIPQPKKKVKNVKKVNEVIVRPRTRSCSVNQTEGRTEVNDRDILPPPPPLPAPPPFPLDLTQLIRPANERIGTMEAFVDLQKHKKDAEQQRRVNDDENFEGESSTKSTRRRGPTKMNRVFTRRLDERPVINLNHDLQPVSKEKNVITEFSSFIGTIARLYIPLDYVNWSKVPKAIKDGWWEYIKTKYIIPEEGKDWVIRSLADDWRVYKSRVKSACYTKFDTDAERMKNRPANIPVEQFKVLLKYWSDESVKKKAETNKKN; translated from the exons AAAAAACCAAATACTCAAATGGAACATCTACAACAATTAATGCAGCTATGGATCCTGATAGATTTTCATTCTCGGTACTGATGGAGTATGTTAAAGATGACCTTGGATATAAAGAAATTGGAGGCGTTTATGCGAAGAAAGAAGATGGCTGGAAACTACTGATGACTGATAAAGATGTAGATGATCTTGTAGCAGGGGTAAAACTTGGTTCTTTATTGGATATTTACCTTGACAATGTGGTGGACACATCTATTGTGCCTGCTACCCAGATACAACCACATATTGTCATAAGACCAAGGACACATTTTGAAG GTGCTGATTTACCCTTGAAAAGGAAGTTTGTAACAATTAAAGATCTTACACAACAGATAACTGATAAGATAAAGTCACGAGCTTTGGTGGAGAATGAAATAGAACATGATAAACAGATCAGTACCAGAAAGCTTAGAAAGGCAGGTGATGAGGAGAACCAAAATGTAGGTGATGAACTGGTGAAAAAGAATGCAATTGATAAG AAGAAGCTTGTTGATTATGAGCTAAACAGAAGAAGGAGAATGGAAGCGAATGCGAAAGAAGCTGATAAGTATAAACTGAAGGAGAAGGCAAATGAGTTCTTTACTGCTGGGAAATCcaccaagaaagcaaagaaaacaGTTACAGATCATTGGTCAGAAGCTGAATTTGATCGAGCATATATTTCTGGACATGATAGTTTAAGCGAAGAAGAAGCAGAACATGTTATTCCTCAG CCaaaaaagaaagtaaaaaatgTTAAAAAGGTTAACGAAGTCATCGTCAGACCAAGGACCCGTTCATGTTCAGTAAATCAAACTGAAGGGAGAACAGAG GTTAATGATAGAGATATATTACCACCTCCCCCGCCACTACCAGCTCCCCCGCCATTTCCTCTTGATCTTACACAGTTAATAAGACCTGCCAATGAAAGGATTGGTACAATGGAGGCATTTGTTGATTTACAAAAACACAAAAAAGATGCGGAACAACAAAGGCGTGTCAATGATGATGAAAATTTTGAAG GTGAATCTAGTACCAAAAGTACAAGGCGTAGAGGACCTACGAAGATGAATCGTGTTTTCACAAGGAGACTCGATGAAAGGCCAGTTATTAATTTAAATCATGACCTCCAGCCCGTGTCAAAGGAAAAAAATGTCATTACTGAATTCAGTAGTTTCATCGGGACGATAGCAAGGCTGTACATCCCACTTGATTATGTAAATTGGTCTAAAGTTCCTAAAGCAATAAAAGATGGATGGTGGGAATATATCAAG ACAAAGTACATAATTCCCGAGGAAGGCAAGGATTGGGTTATTAGAAGCCTTGCTGATGACTGGAGGGTATACAAATCTCGTGTTAAGAGTGCATGCTATACCAAATTTGATACTGACGCCGAAAGGATGAAAAACAGGCCTGCAAATATTCCAGTGGAACAGTTCAAGGTGCTTCTCAAGTACTGGAGTGATGAATCAGTCAAGAAAAAAGctgaaacaaataaaaaaaattga